A stretch of Henckelia pumila isolate YLH828 chromosome 4, ASM3356847v2, whole genome shotgun sequence DNA encodes these proteins:
- the LOC140866759 gene encoding probable inactive poly [ADP-ribose] polymerase SRO1 has product MKFVKVLDSGPRDIDSKRKRSAGCETYLMGATSMVLPPQSTRSSSVHKLGKRRKLDSRCVTPSGKHFLKCYSSFKKSGLPDRLMHYHDGEWNDFPQDIVSFLKKDLVKKTAVEVELDGNKILLDFVHMMQLDLNTGYRKPIAWIDVSGNCFFPEIFGDYDEAQGYHYEYAEVENHLMAIEPHGCNDINLHLELEIKGLGSFNLDNFSGESCANFEQVHANKNFAPKGSDDEIVDSCAQLDDQYDKIQHVEPDMVVAANPVERSLDIGAIKDLFFQGIDVFSKAIVVDIQHCTGPAVDARNEIFQKQIEITERYRGNANVLYAWLPCSKGMVSSILKYGIGYFQRSKIEPLYGFGVYLIPANGSDLSANYFDSDENDTRNMVLCRVIMGNMERIHLGSAQYHPSDEHFDSGVDNLEDPKQYIIWNMNMHSHIFPESVISFKVFSDGEGTPVETESRIDVSGITNRDEEPQAKGSFGHPDVTSQTPSINRSTSARIPNSPWMPFSMLFAAISNKIPPKNMELVKFNYELFTNKKINRDEFVKKLRLIVGDALLKSSILNLQSKLSPKSNTETVAPAQESKNQQSL; this is encoded by the exons ATGAAGTTCGTAAAGGTATTGGATAGTGGTCCGCGTGATATTGACTCAAAGAGAAAGCGGTCTGCTGGATGCGAAACCTATCTTATGGGGGCTACCAGCATGGTGTTGCCTCCGCAATCCACTCGCAGTTCTTCTGTCCACAAGCTTGGCAAGCGGAGAAAGCTGGATAGCCGTTGTGTTACTCCCTCTGGGAAACATTTTCTTAAGTGTTACTCTAGCTTCAAAAAAAGTGGGCTCCCCGACCGCCTGATGCATTATCACGACGGTGAATGGAATGATTTTCCCCAAGATATAGTTTCCTTTCTAAAGAAAGACCTTGTTAAGAAAACTGCAGTAGAGGTCGAGCTTGACGGTAATAAGATTTTGCTGGACTTTGTGCACATGATGCAGTTGGATTTGAATACAGGTTATCGGAAGCCTATTGCATGGATAGATGTTTCTGGAAATTGTTTTTTCCCTGAAATATTTGGTGATTATGACGAAGCACAAGGGTATCACTATGAATATGCTGAAGTTGAGAACCACCTTATGGCCATTGAACCTCATGGATGCAATGATATCAACTTGCACTTGGAGCTGGAGATAAAAGGACTGGGCTCTTTCAATCTGGATAATTTTAGTGGTGAGTCCTGTGCAAATTTTGAGCAAGTGCATGCCAACAAGAATTTTGCACCTAAAGGTTCTGATGATGAAATTGTTGATAGTTGTGCCCAACTTGATGATCAATATGATAAAATTCAACATGTGGAACCAGACATGGTTGTGGCAGCAAATCCTGTTGAGAGATCTTTGGATATTGGTGCTATAAAAGATCTGTTTTTCCAAGGCATCGATGTGTTTTCCAAAGCAATAGTAGTTGACATTCAGCATTGCACAGGTCCTGCAGTTGATGCACGCAATGAAATTTTTCAGAAACAGATTGAAATCACTGAAAGATACCGGGGGAATGCAAATGTCCTCTATGCTTGGCTTCCTTGTTCCAAAGGAATGGTGTCTAGTATACTGAAGTATGGAATTGGCTACTTCCAACGATCAAAAATTGAGCCCTTGTATGGATTTGGGGTTTATCTCATACCTGCTAATGGCAGTGATCTCAG TGCAAACTATTTTGATAGTGACGAAAATGATACTCGAAATATGGTACTTTGTCGTGTAATAATGGGAAACATGGAGCGTATCCATTTAGGTTCGGCTCAGTATCACCCAAGTGATGAACACTTTGACAGTGGAGTTGACAATCTTGAAGATCCGAAGCAATACATTATATGGAACATGAACATGCATTCTCATATCTTCCCAGAATCTGTCATAAGTTTCAAGGTGTTTTCTGATGGAGAAG GAACCCCGGTTGAGACAGAGAGTAGGATAGATGTTTCAGGGATCACTAATCGTGATGAAGAACCTCAGGCCAAG GGAAGCTTTGGTCATCCAGATGTAACATCACAGACACCTTCTATTAACCGTTCAACTTCTGCAAGAATTCCCAACAGCCCATGGATGCCATTTTCTATGCTGTTTGCTGCCATCTCAAATAAAATTCCTCCTAAAAATATGGAGCTTGTCAAGTTCAATTATGAGCTGTTTACG AATAAGAAGATAAATAGGGATGAGTTTGTGAAGAAGTTAAGGTTGATTGTTGGTGATGCTTTGTTGAAGTCCTCAATACTTAATCTTCAGAGCAAG CTATCACCCAAATCGAACACAGAAACGGTTGCTCCAGCCCAGGAGTCGAAGAATCAACAAAGCCTTTGA
- the LOC140861521 gene encoding uncharacterized protein, which produces MRSVEDFFVDKTPQDARNLIENIAANSQQFGNNIGDPAPKKNNEVIVSSLEKQLIDLTSLVRQLSIGNGKNVKVCGICTAVGHATDMCPTLQEGSTEQVNATGEFSGPPQRKYDPYSNTYNPGWWDHPNLRYGNPPMNQPAPHVHLNNRAYRPPYPPQPQLPQIPTPDEFLENIVKDLATNNLNFQQETRANIQNLNTQLTVPNSKENASAITLRNGNKLKIQENVVKPSSRDEHDEELKIENKEPNQGDTQKALKESRKNEGIKELYDTFRRCEVNSILLDAIKWGVIEDVLVQVNNLVFPADFYMLDMENDDHNSPILLGRPFMKTSMTKVDVHSGTLTMEFDGEVVKFNIYDAMKYPNGDDYVYSVDIVDYLEQECFELAGKDELEVAIITSIHEENEELCSNEELKEIVVNLNRAPIIELKTLPKHLKYVFRGEGETLPAIISSILEIEQEEKLIQVLKEHKTAIGWTIAYIKGISPSTYSKYVSHVQVVPKKIGITVVKNKNDELAPTQIQNGWRVIFRLRLRRRIKKIRRSLACLTPLLTGVCHSDSATHQPHSSDVWCVETNLVLNSEKCHFMVWQGFYTRYIQDFAKIASPMCKLLQKEVTFEFDDACKISFDKLKDSLTFAPIIQPPEWSKPFEIICDASDYAIGAVSLLSDGKEGGKNKVNKIDTAPKFGIPRAIISDRETHFCNRTVASLLKKYHVTHKVSTAYHPQSNGQDEVSNREIKSILEKTVNPTRKDWSLRLDDALWAYMTAYKAPIGMSPYRKLQLQELEEIHNDAYASSKIYKENTKTFHDKMICRREFEVGQKVILYHSRLRLFPVEIQSLETFKIFKVNGHRLKHYYEGVQAEELEEMHELELEDPHTMSN; this is translated from the exons ATGCGGTCAGTGGAGGATTTTTTTGTAGACAAAACACCGCAAGATGCGAGGAACCTAATTGAGAACATTGcggccaattctcagcaatttggcaacAACATAGGTGATCCGGCACCCAAAAAGAACAATGAGGTAATTGTTTCTTCCCTTGAAAAACAACTGATTGATCTGACGTCTCTTGTTCGTCAATTGTCTATAGGAAATGGAAAAAATGTGAAGGTGTGTGGAATTTGCACTGCAGTGGGACATGcgactgacatgtgtcccacacttcaagaaggaTCTACTGAACAAGTAAATGCAACAGGAGAATTTTCAGGGCCACCACAGCGgaagtatgatccttattcAAACACGTACAATCCAGGTTGGTGGGATCATCCTAACCTTAGATATGGAAACCCTCCGATGAACCAGCCCGCACCTCACGTACATCTGAATAATCGAGCAtataggccaccgtatcctccACAACCGCAGCTTCCTCAAATTCCAACCCCTGatgagtttttagaaaatattgttaaggacCTTGCCACTAATAATTTgaattttcaacaggaaactagAGCAAACATCCAAAATTTGAACACTCAA TTAACAGTACCAAACTCAAAAGAAAATGCCAGTGCAATCACCCTCAGGAATGGGAATAAGTTGAAGATCCAAGAAAATGTGGTTAAGCCCTCATCAAGGGATGAACACGATGAGGAGTTGAAGATTGAAAACAAGGAACCAAATCAAGGAGACACGCAAAAAG CATTGAAAGAGTCTAGAAAAAATGAAGGAATCAAGGAATTATATGATACTTTTCGTCGATGTGAGGTAAATAGTATcttgttagatgctattaaatg GGGTGTAATTGAGGATGTATTGGTGCAAGTTAATAACTTGGTTTTCCCTGCTGATTTTTATATGCTTGATATGGAGAATGATGATCATAATAGCCCTATTTTGTTAGGAAGACCATTTATGAAAACATCGATGACTAAGGTTGATGTTCACAGcggcacacttactatggagTTTGATGGTGAAGTGGTTAAATTTAATatctatgatgccatgaaatatCCTAATGGTGATGACTATGTTTactctgttgatattgtggattacttggaACAAGAGTGTTTTGAGCTTGCAGGAAAAGATGAGTTGGAGGTGGCTATTATAACATCCATTCATGAAGAGAACGAAGAATTGTGTTCCAATGAGGAATTGAAAGAAATTGTTGTCAATCTGAATCGT GCACCTATAATTGAGTTGAAGACTCTGCCTAAGCATCTCAAATATGTTTTCCGgggagaaggagaaacattgCCAGCCATCATTTCCAGCATCTTGGAGATCGAACAAGAAGAGAAACTCATACAAGTTTTGaaggagcacaagactgctatagGATGGACTATTGcatatatcaaaggaatcaGCCCATCCACAT ACAGCAAGTATGTTAGCCATGTTCAAGTTGTTCCCAAGAAAATAGGAATTACAGTGGTGAAGAATAAGAATGATGAGTTGGCTCCCACCCAAATTCagaatgggtggagg gttattttcagattgcgatTGCGCCGGAGGATCAAGAAAATACGACGTTCACTTGCCTGTTTGACACCTTTGCTTACCGGCGTATGCCATTCGGACTCTGCAACGCACCAGCCACATTCCAGCGATGTATG GTGTGTAGAAACTAACCTTGTgctaaattctgaaaaatgccACTTTATGGTTTGGCAAG GTTTTTATACGAGGTACATTCAGGATTTTGCAAAAATCGCTTCACCCATGTGCAAGCTGTTGCAAAAAGAAGTCACCTTTGAGTTTGATGATGCATGCAAAATTTCCTTTGACAAACTAAAGGACTCATTGACTTTTGCACCCATCATCCAACCACCTGAATGGAGTAAGCCGTTTGAGATTATTTGTGATGCTAGTGATTATGCAATAGGAGCAGT CTCTTTGCTATCTGATGGCAAAGAAGGAGGCAAAAACAAAGTTAATAAGATAGATACTGCTCCTAA GTTTGGGATTCCACGGGCAATCATAAGCGATAGAGAAACTCATTTTTGCAACCGGACTGTGGCAAGCTTATTGAAGAAATACCATGTGACACACAAGGTTtctactgcatatcatccgcaaTCTAATGGACAAGATGAAGTATCAAATAGAGAGATCAAGTCTATTCTGGAGAAGACAGTGAATCCAACTAGGAAAGACTGGAGCCTGAGGTTGGATGATGCTTTGTGGGCCTACATGACTGCGTATAAGGCGCCGATTGGAATGTCACCATACAG GAAGCTACAGTTGCAAGAACTAGAGGAAATACACAATGATGCCTATGCTAGTTCAAAGATATACAAAGAAAATACAAAGACATTTCATGATAAGATGATTTGTAGGAGGGAATTCGAAGTTGGTCAGAAAGTTATTCTCTATCAttcacgacttcggttatttccag TTGAGATTCAGAGCTTGGAAACTTTTAAGATATTCAAAGTGAATGGACATAGACTGAAACATTattatgaaggagtccaagcgGAAGAATTAGAGGAGATGCATGAACTGGAACTCGAGGATCCACACACCATGAGCAACTGA